In Triticum aestivum cultivar Chinese Spring chromosome 5B, IWGSC CS RefSeq v2.1, whole genome shotgun sequence, the following proteins share a genomic window:
- the LOC123116492 gene encoding E3 ubiquitin-protein ligase WAV3: protein MSHNIFPWLAVPPPAPAPAPVAAYYQDDEPVEDKKPLANNGRGLVLKTHCEFPAIGRGTSRDKFAVLVHAKAPADVARAPLDLVTVLDVSGSMNGEKLALLKQAMGFVIDQLGPADRLSVVFFSDRAGRLTRLARMSGAGKASAKLAVESLVALAGTNIREGLHVGAQVLVGRRHKNSVASMILLSDGQDSYVRGNYMDLVPPSFKDAGSRPGPIHTFGFGATHDAAALHTVAEATGGTFSFVGNQAAIQNSFAQCIGGLLSVAV, encoded by the coding sequence ATGTCGCACAACATTTTCCCCTGGCTCGCCGTGCCGCCGCCGGCCCCGGCCCCGGCCCCGGTTGCCGCGTACTACCAAGACGACGAGCCGGTGGAGGACAAGAAACCCCTGGCGAACAACGGCCGGGGGTTGGTCCTCAAGACCCACTGCGAGTTCCCGGCCATCGGAAGGGGCACGTCCAGGGACAAGTTCGCGGTGCTCGTCCACGCCAAGGCGCCCGCCGACGTGGCGCGCGCGCCGCTCGACCTCGTCACCGTGCTCGATGTCAGCGGCAGCATGAATGGCGAAAAGCTGGCGCTGCTGAAACAGGCCATGGGCTTCGTCATCGATCAGCTCGGCCCCGCCGATCGCCTCTCCGTCGTGTTCTTCTCGGATCGGGCGGGCCGCCTGACCCGCCTCGCGCGCATGTCGGGCGCCGGCAAGGCCTCGGCTAAGCTTGCCGTGGAGTCCCTTGTTGCCTTAGCGGGCACGAACATCCGCGAGGGCCTCCATGTGGGCGCCCAGGTGCTCGTCGGCCGCCGCCACAAGAACTCCGTCGCCAGCATGATCCTTCTCTCCGACGGCCAGGACTCGTATGTCAGGGGCAACTACATGGACCTTGTGCCACCCTCGTTCAAGGACGCTGGGAGCCGGCCCGGGCCGATCCACACGTTCGGCTTCGGCGCCACCCACGACGCCGCGGCATTGCACACCGTCGCGGAGGCCACGGGCGGCACCTTCTCCTTCGTCGGGAACCAGGCGGCTATCCAGAACTCGTTTGCACAGTGCATCGGCGGGCTTCTGTCGGTCGCCGTGTAG